From the Deinococcus misasensis DSM 22328 genome, one window contains:
- a CDS encoding GerMN domain-containing protein → MNKVLTPVNIICLLLLAAAGIFYYVVTLPPKVPEYELNTGPATVSKNVRLYFNDAALEKYRTEERTIELAVDNETTFARTALKALMDGPKAEGSVSTLPKTGEVPDVFTREGHYYVNLPAAWKNQTFGSTSELLLVCTITRTLLDLNPNNLDVAFMVDGKTVESLAGHVDLRNAFNRESCP, encoded by the coding sequence ATGAACAAAGTGCTGACCCCTGTGAACATCATCTGTTTGCTGTTGCTGGCTGCAGCCGGGATTTTCTATTACGTGGTGACTTTGCCCCCCAAAGTGCCCGAGTATGAATTGAACACCGGGCCAGCCACCGTCAGCAAAAATGTGCGCCTGTACTTCAACGATGCGGCTCTGGAAAAGTACCGCACCGAAGAGCGCACCATCGAACTTGCTGTGGACAATGAAACCACCTTTGCCAGAACGGCCCTGAAAGCCCTGATGGATGGCCCCAAGGCCGAAGGCAGCGTGTCCACACTTCCCAAAACGGGTGAAGTGCCAGATGTGTTCACCCGCGAAGGGCATTATTATGTGAACCTTCCGGCAGCATGGAAAAACCAGACTTTTGGCAGCACTTCGGAGTTGCTGTTGGTGTGCACCATCACCCGCACCTTGCTGGACCTGAACCCCAACAATCTGGATGTGGCTTTCATGGTGGATGGAAAAACCGTGGAAAGCCTGGCAGGCCACGTGGACCTGCGCAACGCGTTTAACCGGGAGAGCTGTCCTTGA
- the smpB gene encoding SsrA-binding protein SmpB encodes MKAPSGSCDLRTRSRKEDRMSVVYVNRRANFEYEILERYEAGIVLTGTEVKSIRAGGVDFRDAFARLENGNIELEGLYIPIYDKGSYNNHEPRRKRRLLLNRSEIVKLRKALVQKGLTLIPTKLYFKGQYIKVEVAVARGKKLHDKRRAEAEKTMKRELREL; translated from the coding sequence TTGAAGGCCCCCTCTGGCTCATGTGATCTAAGGACACGTTCAAGAAAAGAGGATAGAATGTCAGTCGTGTACGTAAACCGTCGTGCGAACTTCGAGTATGAAATTTTGGAGCGTTATGAGGCTGGCATCGTCCTGACCGGAACGGAAGTGAAAAGCATCCGTGCTGGAGGCGTGGATTTTCGTGACGCATTTGCCCGTCTGGAGAATGGCAACATTGAACTGGAAGGGCTTTACATCCCCATTTACGACAAAGGCTCTTACAACAACCACGAGCCGCGCCGCAAGCGCCGTCTGCTGCTCAACCGTTCAGAGATTGTCAAGCTGAGAAAAGCTCTGGTGCAAAAAGGCCTGACCCTGATCCCCACCAAGTTGTATTTCAAAGGCCAGTACATCAAAGTGGAGGTGGCGGTGGCCCGAGGCAAAAAGCTGCATGACAAGCGCCGTGCAGAGGCAGAAAAAACCATGAAACGGGAACTCAGGGAATTGTGA
- a CDS encoding class I SAM-dependent methyltransferase encodes MDTASEIQHFYATGNEFARLSRGIGPLEHQRTREMVLKHVPECPAFIADVGGAHGVYAFWLAALGHQVHLLDLSPEHIHEAQNLTNAEGVPALASIQVGDARALPFDSASMDVVLLQGPLYHLMEQGDRHQALTEAFRVLKTGGKVLACGITHTASLMVGIHREWLWDLDYFEMVQQEVNTGLHHKPESWPNLFMDAFFHHPEHMKAELEQAGFQVQEMLGIEGPAWAIPDFEMAWQDHGKRTRILETARLVEKDPILSPHFVAVGIKP; translated from the coding sequence ATGGACACTGCTTCTGAAATTCAGCATTTTTATGCCACTGGAAATGAATTTGCTCGTCTGTCCAGAGGGATTGGACCTCTGGAACACCAAAGAACCCGCGAAATGGTCTTGAAACATGTGCCAGAATGCCCTGCTTTCATTGCGGATGTTGGAGGAGCCCATGGGGTTTATGCCTTCTGGTTGGCTGCTCTGGGACATCAGGTGCATTTGCTGGACCTCTCACCAGAGCACATCCATGAAGCTCAAAATCTGACGAACGCTGAAGGGGTGCCTGCTCTGGCCTCCATTCAGGTGGGAGATGCCCGTGCTTTGCCTTTTGACAGTGCCTCCATGGACGTGGTGTTGTTGCAAGGCCCCCTGTATCACCTGATGGAACAGGGTGACCGACATCAGGCCCTGACAGAAGCCTTCAGGGTGTTGAAAACCGGAGGGAAAGTGCTGGCGTGTGGCATCACCCACACGGCCTCCCTGATGGTGGGAATTCATCGGGAATGGCTCTGGGATCTGGATTATTTTGAGATGGTGCAGCAGGAAGTGAACACGGGACTGCACCACAAGCCCGAAAGCTGGCCCAATTTGTTCATGGATGCTTTTTTTCACCATCCAGAGCACATGAAGGCCGAACTGGAGCAGGCTGGATTTCAGGTGCAAGAGATGCTCGGGATTGAAGGGCCGGCATGGGCCATTCCAGATTTCGAAATGGCTTGGCAGGATCATGGAAAACGGACTCGCATTTTGGAAACGGCCCGTCTGGTGGAAAAAGACCCCATTTTGAGCCCTCATTTTGTTGCGGTGGGCATCAAACCCTGA
- a CDS encoding N-acetylmuramoyl-L-alanine amidase family protein, with the protein MKRFVVLLLLLLQTAFAQYTLQSLGIGDQRVQSISYYGVGYVRAEFLSPYFLVSVDRSTVRVRYGKNTLTLPIETNPVAGITQNYYVQVNDQTTTGFPAILVNRGVFVPVQQVASALQISYSGNQLVIPRATLGNVASKVDAKADRVVFEIDQNVRVLDQSSSTEVKLLVKNISGKSTTYTTTGKFLPKIKAEVAGNDLLIQAPLPKGAGYQFYFSPLSDKKARLVLDVGTSFQSKQTALEQRLLKPVIVLDAGHGGNDTGGTRGVIEKELTLEVVRRMGQALSKAGWTVKYTRTNDVAVSLTERAALARTSDAFVSVHLGYAPGNNQTGVVLSYQSGDEHLEYIRQMRGEAQPSLGVTSTESLKTFGDTVRTELSRVKIDTRLRPTRDLYLLAEAPKAALMVEIGFPENPQDLARLKDTSYLDTLSLALARGITVYLTPKDQKATETPNKDPKP; encoded by the coding sequence GTGAAACGTTTTGTTGTCCTCCTGTTGCTGTTGCTCCAGACCGCTTTTGCCCAGTACACCCTGCAATCTCTGGGCATTGGGGACCAGCGGGTCCAGAGCATCAGTTACTACGGGGTTGGCTATGTGAGGGCAGAATTTCTGAGCCCTTACTTTCTGGTTTCTGTGGACCGCAGCACCGTGCGTGTGCGTTACGGAAAAAACACCCTGACGTTGCCCATCGAAACCAACCCTGTTGCAGGCATCACCCAGAACTATTACGTGCAGGTCAACGACCAGACCACCACCGGGTTTCCAGCCATTCTGGTGAACCGTGGGGTTTTTGTGCCTGTGCAGCAGGTGGCCTCTGCCTTGCAAATCAGTTACTCGGGCAACCAACTGGTGATTCCCAGAGCCACGCTGGGCAATGTCGCCTCGAAAGTGGATGCCAAAGCAGACCGGGTGGTTTTTGAAATCGACCAGAATGTGCGGGTGCTCGACCAGTCCAGCAGCACCGAAGTCAAATTGCTGGTCAAAAACATCTCCGGGAAAAGCACCACTTACACCACCACTGGCAAATTCCTGCCCAAAATCAAGGCAGAAGTGGCCGGAAATGACCTGCTCATTCAGGCCCCCTTGCCCAAAGGTGCGGGTTACCAGTTTTACTTCTCGCCGCTTTCCGACAAGAAAGCCCGACTGGTGCTGGATGTGGGGACCTCGTTCCAGAGCAAGCAGACCGCTCTGGAACAGCGCCTCCTGAAGCCCGTGATCGTGCTGGACGCTGGCCATGGAGGCAACGACACCGGAGGCACCCGAGGGGTCATCGAAAAAGAACTGACCCTTGAAGTGGTGCGTCGCATGGGACAGGCCCTTTCCAAAGCAGGCTGGACCGTCAAATACACCCGCACCAATGATGTGGCGGTGTCTCTGACCGAACGTGCAGCTCTGGCCCGCACCAGTGATGCTTTTGTCAGTGTGCATCTCGGGTATGCCCCCGGAAACAACCAGACAGGCGTGGTCCTGTCCTACCAGTCTGGCGATGAACACCTCGAATACATCCGGCAGATGCGAGGCGAAGCCCAGCCGTCTCTGGGCGTGACCAGCACAGAATCCCTGAAAACCTTTGGGGACACTGTACGGACAGAACTTTCGCGGGTCAAAATCGACACCCGCCTCAGGCCCACCCGTGACCTGTACCTGCTGGCAGAGGCCCCCAAGGCTGCCCTGATGGTGGAAATTGGCTTTCCCGAGAACCCTCAGGACCTTGCCCGTCTGAAAGACACCTCCTATCTGGACACCCTGTCCCTCGCGCTTGCCAGAGGCATCACCGTTTACTTGACCCCCAAAGACCAGAAAGCCACCGAAACCCCCAACAAGGACCCCAAGCCATGA
- a CDS encoding carbohydrate ABC transporter permease, with translation MANAKQPILKNTPSPKTATRKPLDMDRIFAALLLIPSIILVGIFVYGFIGQTMYTSLTDWGRDPAQALALEPQLKYIGFENYKELFTGLLDQRFRQDLVSTLFFTVFFIAGSLGMGLVLAVMLDQNPKGESFFRTLFLFPMSLSFIVTGTIWRWLLQPEGGFNQLFGTQFQWLNSRDQIFQFNWQDIPFYTALVVGLVFFWIAYQAFTQRNQTRMIVALVSALVLIVWGSIWGRGAEWLYPLPETHGFNLAFVGIIIAAVWQMAGYTMALYLAGIRGVPEDLREAARVDGCTEIQIYQKVIFPLLTPITLSAIIILGHISLKIFDLVFAMAGADNATTDVPALLMYLTSFRSNQFAKGAAISMVLLVMVAAVIVPYLYTSLRKDRR, from the coding sequence ATGGCGAATGCAAAACAACCCATCCTTAAGAACACTCCGTCTCCCAAGACGGCCACCCGCAAACCACTGGACATGGACCGCATCTTTGCTGCCCTGTTGCTCATCCCGAGCATCATTCTGGTGGGCATTTTTGTTTACGGTTTCATTGGCCAGACCATGTACACCTCCCTCACCGACTGGGGGCGTGACCCTGCACAGGCTCTGGCTCTGGAGCCCCAGCTGAAGTACATCGGTTTTGAAAACTACAAAGAACTGTTCACTGGCCTGCTGGACCAACGTTTCCGTCAGGACCTGGTTTCCACTTTGTTCTTCACCGTCTTTTTCATTGCTGGCAGTCTGGGCATGGGACTGGTTCTTGCTGTGATGCTGGACCAGAATCCCAAAGGTGAAAGTTTCTTCCGCACCCTGTTTCTTTTCCCCATGTCCCTGAGTTTCATTGTGACCGGGACCATCTGGCGCTGGCTGCTGCAACCCGAGGGGGGCTTCAACCAGCTGTTCGGAACCCAATTCCAGTGGCTCAACTCCCGGGACCAGATTTTCCAGTTCAACTGGCAGGACATCCCCTTTTACACCGCTCTGGTGGTGGGACTGGTGTTCTTCTGGATTGCCTATCAGGCGTTCACCCAGCGCAACCAGACCCGCATGATTGTGGCACTGGTCTCCGCTCTGGTTCTGATCGTCTGGGGTTCCATCTGGGGCAGAGGAGCCGAGTGGCTGTATCCCCTTCCAGAGACCCACGGCTTCAACCTCGCTTTTGTTGGAATCATTATTGCTGCCGTGTGGCAAATGGCCGGATACACCATGGCCCTGTACCTTGCAGGGATCCGCGGTGTGCCCGAGGACCTGCGTGAAGCTGCACGTGTGGACGGCTGCACAGAAATTCAGATTTACCAGAAAGTGATCTTCCCCTTGCTGACCCCCATCACCCTGAGTGCCATCATCATTCTGGGTCACATCAGCCTGAAGATCTTCGACCTGGTGTTTGCCATGGCAGGTGCAGACAATGCCACCACCGACGTGCCTGCCCTCTTGATGTACCTGACCAGTTTCCGCAGCAACCAGTTCGCCAAAGGTGCCGCCATCTCCATGGTGCTCCTCGTGATGGTTGCCGCAGTGATCGTGCCCTACCTGTACACCTCTTTGAGAAAGGACCGCAGATGA
- a CDS encoding carbohydrate ABC transporter permease, translating into MTKAAPQAAAHGSAHKSLIPLPVVYVVLGITSLFFLIPMYMVVITAFKDPANINLATAWIPPTVPNWQGFAEAMNLFLPKFQNSLILTITATLLSAMLGSLNGYILSKWKFWGSDLLFALMLFGMFIPYQSTLIPIFQTLKSLGLYGSIWGLVLVHVIYGIPITTLIFKNYYSEVPDELMEAAKIDGAGFFQAYRNIILPISIPGFVVVIIWQFTQVWNEFLFAVTLTNIDSQPITVALAQLAGGEAVKWNLPMAGSLLAALPTLLVYIFLGKYFIRGLLAGSVKG; encoded by the coding sequence ATGACCAAGGCTGCCCCTCAGGCTGCTGCCCACGGCAGTGCCCACAAATCCCTGATTCCGCTTCCTGTGGTTTACGTGGTGCTCGGGATCACCTCCTTGTTCTTCCTGATCCCCATGTACATGGTGGTGATCACTGCGTTCAAAGATCCGGCCAACATCAATCTGGCCACAGCATGGATTCCTCCCACCGTTCCCAACTGGCAGGGTTTTGCAGAAGCCATGAACCTGTTCCTGCCCAAATTCCAGAACAGCCTGATCCTGACCATCACGGCCACCTTGCTGTCTGCCATGCTGGGCTCCCTGAACGGCTACATCCTTTCCAAATGGAAATTCTGGGGCAGCGATCTGCTGTTTGCCCTGATGCTGTTCGGGATGTTCATTCCTTACCAGAGCACCCTGATTCCCATCTTCCAGACCCTGAAAAGCCTGGGATTGTACGGCTCCATCTGGGGACTGGTGCTGGTCCACGTGATTTACGGGATTCCCATCACCACCCTGATCTTCAAGAACTACTACTCTGAAGTGCCCGACGAACTGATGGAAGCCGCCAAAATCGACGGTGCAGGCTTCTTCCAGGCGTACCGCAACATCATCCTGCCCATCTCCATTCCGGGTTTTGTGGTGGTGATCATCTGGCAGTTCACCCAGGTCTGGAACGAGTTCCTGTTCGCTGTGACCCTCACCAACATCGACTCCCAGCCGATCACGGTGGCTCTGGCCCAACTGGCCGGTGGCGAGGCCGTCAAATGGAACCTCCCCATGGCCGGAAGCCTGTTGGCTGCCCTGCCCACCCTGCTGGTGTACATCTTCCTCGGCAAGTACTTCATCCGTGGACTCTTGGCCGGTTCGGTCAAAGGTTAA
- a CDS encoding amino acid ABC transporter ATP-binding protein codes for MGYTHPARLQGAKDIIIADKVNKHYGSYHALRDVSINVKQGEVVVIIGPSGSGKSTFIRTINHLEQHQGGKIVVDGIELNNDVKNIDQIRRDVGMVFQQFNLFPHLTVLQNITLAPIRVRKWDKKKAEQKAYELLDRVGIREQAEKFPAQLSGGQQQRVAIARALAMEPKILLFDEPTSALDPEMIKEVLDVMKELAHSGITMLVVTHEMGFAREVADRVVFFDKGAIVEEATPEDFYNNPQHERSKLFLSQILGH; via the coding sequence ATGGGTTACACACATCCGGCCCGACTTCAGGGCGCCAAAGACATCATCATCGCCGACAAGGTCAACAAGCATTACGGCAGCTACCATGCCCTCCGTGACGTCAGCATCAACGTCAAACAAGGTGAAGTTGTCGTCATCATTGGGCCTTCCGGCTCTGGGAAAAGCACGTTCATCCGCACCATCAACCACCTTGAGCAGCATCAGGGCGGCAAGATCGTGGTGGATGGCATCGAACTCAACAACGACGTGAAGAACATCGACCAGATTCGCCGGGATGTGGGCATGGTGTTCCAGCAGTTCAACCTGTTCCCCCATTTGACGGTCTTGCAGAACATCACTCTGGCCCCCATTCGGGTGAGGAAGTGGGACAAAAAGAAAGCCGAACAGAAAGCCTACGAGTTGCTGGACCGGGTGGGCATCCGCGAACAGGCCGAGAAATTCCCCGCGCAACTCTCTGGAGGGCAACAGCAGAGGGTGGCAATTGCCAGAGCGTTGGCAATGGAACCGAAGATTCTGCTGTTCGACGAGCCAACCAGTGCGCTGGATCCAGAGATGATCAAGGAAGTGCTGGACGTGATGAAAGAATTGGCGCACTCGGGGATCACCATGCTGGTGGTGACGCACGAGATGGGTTTTGCTCGGGAGGTGGCGGACCGGGTGGTGTTCTTCGACAAGGGAGCGATTGTGGAGGAGGCCACCCCAGAGGATTTTTATAATAACCCGCAGCATGAACGCTCCAAGTTGTTTTTGAGTCAGATCCTCGGGCACTAG
- the smc gene encoding chromosome segregation protein SMC, producing the protein MRIESISLQGFKSFGEKTRIEFVSGINAVIGPNGSGKSNVIEAIRWATHTARVRELRAGNATELIFHGSQGKSSLGLAEVMLELSGMHRSNLPERLNLARRVYRDGDTEQELLGKNVLVRDIQNALRGSGLGPGGLAAIGQGEVSGVVTADSKTLLGYLEEAAGLSALTHREKQTLDRLIEVEKHLEQLELLASGLRERTEQLHKEAEAARKHHQYTQELQLLSQAVQWSKHQSLSRELQELQQQEQQLQTDVRAAAEGFSGIQTRQETLRLALQAAGVERAEYESTLRLIKTAEERVRDTEKYLDLLQQDQQHVLSEMEALEGLPVPEKPQEDAVQIEASLRSLKVRLQSAERRLQAAENELKQAYTRAQEAAREEAQHVTLQQEAERLQAQIAEDQQALHTAEHQLLELRQTVTSTEEQYRNTLDAFETARKDLQTAKNDLSRANNEKAPLERELKRLEVVLNSYARYGEGSRNALNSDIDGIIGSVADCLNVPEEYETAITAALGRRLEQVVVQNAQVAQQIIEHLKRAGGRATFLPLDLIKSRVRPDQRLLSERGVLGYAHNKCPSDPPLISEHLLGDTLMVQDHPTATRLARSYPQRPRLVTLDGEVIEATGAVTGGKLKDSGLTVLADQRRYHDLQDELDELDRKADKARKQERHIEDLLKSLEDQVRTLRLKHQQEKGQEGALERTVTQLAARRDALQAQLRSLSGRMESTSSGPAFEGVEVLEASITGIRQDIENIRQQEQQGLSRLHEVREKHTAYQHHLQEQQRLITAREKHSRLTGQIQGYLLNLDNHQRELQVHQSKLAALSRPELAPLEKEYQQLNEQHAALTRRTAELQRALENTRLNLARKETQRQDLGEVQEPETLPAGDARLWTSRIQTLERMLLDLGAINALAEQEFEQESAKLQTMEKDISDTRQAIEQIRNALRDLRQDIHQKLFQAFERVKTAFSSYAQELLGGLGELQLDQDEAGKPVGMSMVVQPRSKRTRNIHLLSAGERTMVGLAFLFALSEAPEDQRGLPIAILDEVDAPLDEANIRRFTHFLKLLASKGSQFILVTHQKATMEIAHALWGVTTDAKGVSRTFSIKNTDIEAFVQ; encoded by the coding sequence TTGAGAATTGAATCCATCAGCCTGCAAGGCTTCAAGAGTTTCGGAGAAAAAACCCGCATTGAATTTGTGTCTGGCATCAACGCTGTGATTGGCCCCAACGGCAGCGGAAAAAGCAATGTCATCGAAGCGATCCGCTGGGCCACCCACACCGCCAGAGTGCGCGAACTCCGGGCTGGCAACGCCACCGAGCTGATTTTTCACGGCAGTCAGGGCAAAAGTTCCCTCGGGCTGGCCGAGGTGATGCTGGAGCTCTCGGGAATGCACCGCAGCAACCTTCCCGAGCGCCTCAATCTGGCCCGTCGGGTGTACCGGGATGGAGACACCGAACAGGAACTGCTGGGCAAAAATGTGCTGGTCCGGGACATCCAGAATGCCCTGAGGGGCAGCGGTCTGGGTCCCGGTGGCCTCGCAGCCATCGGTCAGGGGGAAGTCTCCGGGGTGGTGACCGCCGACAGCAAGACCCTGCTCGGGTATCTGGAAGAAGCGGCAGGCCTGAGCGCCCTCACCCACCGCGAAAAACAAACCCTTGACCGCCTGATCGAGGTGGAAAAGCATCTGGAACAACTGGAGTTGCTGGCCTCGGGGCTCCGTGAACGCACCGAACAGCTTCACAAAGAAGCCGAAGCCGCCCGCAAGCACCACCAGTACACCCAAGAACTTCAACTGCTTTCACAAGCGGTGCAGTGGTCCAAACACCAGAGCCTCAGCCGAGAACTGCAAGAATTGCAGCAGCAAGAACAGCAACTGCAAACCGACGTGAGAGCCGCAGCAGAAGGCTTCTCTGGCATCCAGACCCGTCAGGAAACTTTGCGTCTGGCCTTGCAGGCTGCTGGTGTCGAACGGGCGGAATACGAAAGCACCCTGCGCCTGATCAAAACCGCAGAGGAGCGGGTTCGGGACACCGAAAAGTATCTGGATTTGCTTCAGCAGGACCAGCAGCATGTGCTGTCTGAAATGGAAGCTCTGGAAGGCTTGCCTGTTCCAGAAAAACCACAGGAAGATGCCGTTCAGATCGAAGCGTCCCTGAGGTCCCTGAAGGTGCGTCTCCAGAGTGCAGAGCGCCGTTTGCAGGCCGCAGAAAACGAATTGAAACAGGCCTACACCCGTGCTCAAGAAGCCGCCAGAGAAGAAGCCCAGCACGTCACCCTTCAGCAGGAAGCCGAACGCCTGCAAGCCCAGATTGCAGAAGATCAGCAGGCTCTGCACACCGCTGAGCATCAACTTTTGGAACTTCGCCAGACTGTTACCTCCACCGAAGAGCAGTACCGGAACACGCTGGATGCTTTTGAAACGGCACGCAAAGACCTGCAAACCGCCAAAAACGACCTCTCCAGAGCCAACAACGAAAAAGCCCCACTGGAACGGGAACTCAAGCGTCTGGAAGTGGTCCTGAACAGCTACGCAAGGTACGGAGAAGGTTCCAGAAATGCCCTGAACAGCGACATCGACGGCATCATTGGCAGCGTCGCAGACTGCCTGAACGTTCCAGAAGAATACGAAACCGCCATCACGGCTGCTCTGGGACGCCGTCTTGAACAGGTGGTGGTGCAAAACGCACAGGTGGCCCAGCAAATCATTGAACACCTGAAACGCGCAGGAGGAAGGGCCACCTTCCTGCCTCTGGACCTCATCAAATCGAGGGTGCGTCCGGACCAGCGTTTGCTCTCCGAGCGTGGCGTGCTGGGATACGCCCACAACAAATGCCCCAGCGATCCCCCCTTGATCAGCGAACACCTGCTCGGGGACACCCTGATGGTGCAGGACCACCCCACCGCCACCCGACTTGCCCGCAGTTACCCCCAGAGGCCCCGATTGGTCACCCTGGACGGTGAAGTGATTGAAGCCACCGGAGCCGTGACCGGAGGAAAACTCAAGGACTCGGGTCTGACCGTGCTGGCAGACCAGCGCCGTTACCACGACCTGCAAGACGAACTTGATGAACTGGACCGCAAGGCCGACAAGGCCCGCAAGCAGGAACGCCACATCGAAGACCTGCTGAAAAGCCTCGAAGATCAGGTGCGAACCTTGCGCCTGAAACACCAGCAGGAAAAAGGACAGGAAGGGGCTCTGGAGCGCACCGTCACCCAGCTTGCTGCCCGCAGGGATGCTTTGCAGGCCCAGCTCAGAAGCCTGAGTGGGCGCATGGAGTCCACTTCCTCTGGACCTGCCTTTGAGGGTGTAGAGGTGCTGGAGGCCAGCATTACAGGCATCCGTCAGGACATTGAAAACATCCGCCAGCAAGAACAACAGGGTCTGTCCAGACTGCACGAAGTGCGGGAAAAGCACACCGCTTACCAGCACCACCTGCAAGAACAACAACGCCTCATCACCGCCCGAGAAAAACACAGCAGGCTGACCGGACAGATTCAGGGGTACCTGCTCAATCTGGACAACCACCAGCGTGAACTGCAGGTGCACCAGAGCAAACTGGCCGCCCTGAGCCGTCCTGAACTGGCCCCTCTGGAAAAAGAATACCAGCAGCTCAACGAGCAACACGCTGCCCTGACCCGCAGAACCGCCGAACTGCAACGCGCACTGGAAAACACCCGCCTGAACCTCGCACGCAAAGAAACCCAGCGTCAGGACCTCGGTGAAGTGCAGGAACCCGAAACCCTGCCTGCCGGAGATGCACGGCTCTGGACCTCCCGCATCCAGACCCTTGAACGCATGCTGCTGGACCTCGGGGCCATCAACGCTCTGGCCGAACAGGAATTTGAGCAGGAATCGGCCAAGCTGCAGACCATGGAAAAAGACATTTCGGATACCCGTCAGGCCATTGAACAGATCCGAAATGCCCTGCGCGACCTGAGGCAAGACATCCACCAGAAACTGTTTCAGGCTTTTGAACGGGTCAAAACCGCATTTTCCAGTTATGCACAGGAACTGCTGGGTGGCCTTGGAGAACTGCAACTCGATCAGGACGAAGCCGGAAAGCCTGTGGGCATGAGCATGGTGGTGCAACCCCGCAGCAAACGCACCCGGAACATCCACCTGCTCTCGGCAGGGGAGAGAACCATGGTCGGTCTGGCCTTCCTGTTTGCCCTCTCAGAAGCCCCAGAGGACCAGCGTGGCCTGCCCATCGCCATCCTTGATGAAGTGGACGCCCCTCTGGACGAGGCCAACATCCGCAGGTTCACCCACTTCCTGAAGCTGCTGGCATCCAAAGGCAGCCAGTTCATTCTGGTCACCCACCAGAAAGCCACCATGGAAATTGCCCACGCGCTCTGGGGCGTCACCACCGATGCCAAAGGGGTGTCGAGGACCTTCAGCATCAAAAACACCGACATTGAAGCGTTTGTGCAGTGA
- a CDS encoding ABC transporter permease subunit, with the protein TMLLIVLPQALRSVVPAIVGQFISLFKDTSLVTIIGLTDMLGVGYSITNNSNYIGLNKEVFIGISVIYLCFTIPMAAASRRIEANLNRSKR; encoded by the coding sequence ACCATGCTCTTGATTGTGTTGCCCCAAGCCCTCCGATCGGTGGTCCCGGCCATTGTGGGTCAGTTCATCAGCCTGTTCAAAGACACCTCCCTGGTGACCATCATCGGCCTGACCGACATGCTCGGGGTGGGGTACAGCATCACCAACAACAGCAATTACATCGGCCTGAACAAAGAGGTGTTCATCGGCATTTCGGTGATTTACCTGTGTTTCACCATTCCGATGGCCGCAGCCAGCCGCAGGATCGAAGCCAACTTGAACCGCAGCAAGAGGTAA